The Methanolobus sp. WCC4 genome includes the window AGACCTACCTCCATCGTTGCCAGTATCTTCAAGCTCCTGCGTCTGGCAAAAAGAATGAAGGAACAGGGAATAGAGCCTGAGAACTCAAGTATCGAAAGACTTGTGATAGGTGGAGAGAGCTTCGCGGAGGAAGCCAGGAACTATGTATCTGAGATATGGGATTGTGATGTCTACAATACATACGGTAGCACGGAAGGCACGATGTGCGGGGAGTGCACCGACATCAGCGGGTTACATGTGCCTGAGGATCTGGTTCATCTTGATGTATACGATCCGCACATGGATAAGTTCGTAAGGGATGGGGAATGTGGAAGAGTTGTACTTACAACACTGTTACCTGTCGGTGCAAAGAGCGGAAATGTACTGATCAATTATGATACAGAGGATACCACGGTTGTCGTCAGCAGAGAAGAATGTGCATGTGGCAGGACCCATATGAAGATAATGAACCCTGAAAGAGAGGCTGAGACGTTCTGGGTCTCCGGTAATCCATTCAACCGGGTGGATATCGAAAAAGGTGTGTTCCAGAGAGAGAACATGGAATATCTCACCGGCGAATACGAGGCATTCCTATATGGAGGCGATGACGAGGGAGAGACGACCCTTAGGGTCAGTATGGAATGCAATGACCTGAAAAGATGTGATGAGGAACTGACAAAAGAGAATTTCCTCAGTTCCTTCTTCGCTTATAAGAAAGGGCTGGAAAACTCATACATCGATGGAAGCCTGAACATCATATTCAACTATGTCAGACCCGGTGAACTGGAATTCTACCGCATCAAGGGAAGACCAAAACGTCTTGTTGACAGAAGATGATCACAAAAGCAAGATACCCTGCCATAGTGAAAGATACAGGCTAAGGCCTCCAATGAATACAACGATCCACAGAGCCAGTGTTATCTTCATCAGGATATAGGGATTAACTATTCTCTTTATTCTTCCATCCACTGCAAGTTTGATATAAACTGAGAAGATCACCACGGCCAGACCTGCAAGGTGATGCAGGCTCATCTGTGTCTGGAGGGAAGAACCAAT containing:
- the ftsA gene encoding coenzyme F390 synthetase, whose product is MPTGPFYKPDIETMERSELDELVDERIRYTVNYAAENSLFYRKWFTENKVKPSDIRTHEDLLELPIISGKTIRENQPPEKEEFGFRTVDWKDVFTVHETSGTSGTPKSFFLTWNDWERYAEKYARSFISQGFGNNDRVIVCASYGMNVGANTMTLAAKNIGMTIIPEGKCTFPVRVMESYRPTSIVASIFKLLRLAKRMKEQGIEPENSSIERLVIGGESFAEEARNYVSEIWDCDVYNTYGSTEGTMCGECTDISGLHVPEDLVHLDVYDPHMDKFVRDGECGRVVLTTLLPVGAKSGNVLINYDTEDTTVVVSREECACGRTHMKIMNPEREAETFWVSGNPFNRVDIEKGVFQRENMEYLTGEYEAFLYGGDDEGETTLRVSMECNDLKRCDEELTKENFLSSFFAYKKGLENSYIDGSLNIIFNYVRPGELEFYRIKGRPKRLVDRR